One genomic window of Niveibacterium sp. SC-1 includes the following:
- a CDS encoding GntR family transcriptional regulator has translation MSTAAPFSEGPPGDGLFSEGPAALAPVTDGEIYERILEAVLDHRLAPGTKLVEERLGEAFGVSRTRIRPVLARLASEQIVVLTPNRGASIASPTAEEAHEVFAARALIEPTLVEGFIAHATEADLRALTRVIEEEDAALVRHDRRSAIRLSGEFHLQIAERAGNRTLEKILRELVSRTSLILMTFERREHQGGCGDEHRGLVEAIAARDATLAKRLMRKHLGHIEAHLDFRPAAPVRVALTQLLAR, from the coding sequence ATGAGCACGGCTGCGCCGTTCAGCGAAGGACCGCCCGGCGACGGACTGTTCAGTGAGGGACCGGCTGCCCTGGCGCCGGTGACCGACGGCGAGATCTACGAGCGCATTCTCGAAGCGGTGCTCGACCACCGGCTCGCCCCGGGCACCAAGCTCGTGGAAGAGCGCCTGGGCGAAGCCTTCGGCGTCTCGCGCACCCGCATACGCCCCGTGCTCGCGCGGCTCGCGAGCGAGCAGATCGTGGTGCTTACGCCCAACCGCGGCGCCTCCATCGCCAGCCCCACCGCAGAGGAAGCGCACGAGGTCTTCGCCGCGCGCGCGCTGATCGAGCCGACGCTCGTCGAAGGTTTCATCGCACACGCCACCGAAGCCGACCTGCGCGCGCTTACCCGCGTGATCGAGGAAGAGGACGCCGCGCTCGTACGGCACGACCGCCGCAGCGCGATCCGGCTCTCCGGCGAATTCCATCTGCAGATCGCCGAGCGCGCGGGCAACCGCACGCTGGAGAAGATCCTGCGCGAACTGGTGTCACGCACCTCGCTGATCCTCATGACCTTCGAACGCAGGGAACACCAGGGCGGCTGCGGCGACGAGCACCGCGGCCTGGTCGAGGCCATCGCCGCGCGCGACGCCACGCTCGCCAAGCGCCTGATGCGCAAGCACCTCGGCCATATCGAAGCGCACCTGGATTTCCGCCCCGCCGCGCCGGTGCGTGTAGCACTGACGCAGCTGCTGGCGCGCTGA
- a CDS encoding extracellular solute-binding protein, whose product MAELDKSQDAGQDVQAENKDAGGEGVSAARRNLLKGAAAAAAITWFPAVHAKEKVVLRYLGTAVNQDKAIADKFKADTGIEIQYIPVTTDEVTKRAVTAPNSFDLLDTEYFSLRKIIPTGNIKGIDAKRIKNADKITPLFTRGEVAGKKVGDQGTAPKKVMFLQGEKSKVFAKDPTQFITLIPTTYNADTLGIRPDLIKRPIESWAELLNKDFKGKAAILNIPSIGIMDAAMVVEALGLYKYPDKGNMTKAEIDLTIKTLIEAKKSGQFRALWKDFNESVNLMASGEVVIQSMWSPAVTKVRSQGIACIFQPLKEGYRAWASGFGIPTTLQGAKLDAAYEFINWFLDGWAGAYLNRQGYYSAVLETAKAKMEPYEWAYWMEGKPAEKDIKAPDGSVIEKAGKVRDGGSYEQRMGGIACWNAVMDENEYMVRKWNEFVAA is encoded by the coding sequence ATGGCTGAGCTGGATAAGTCGCAGGACGCAGGGCAGGACGTGCAGGCCGAGAACAAGGACGCGGGCGGGGAGGGCGTGAGCGCCGCCCGCCGCAATCTGCTCAAGGGTGCGGCCGCGGCCGCGGCGATCACCTGGTTCCCCGCGGTGCACGCGAAGGAAAAGGTGGTGCTGCGCTACCTCGGCACGGCGGTGAACCAGGACAAGGCGATCGCCGACAAATTCAAGGCCGATACCGGCATCGAGATCCAGTACATCCCGGTGACCACCGACGAAGTGACCAAGCGTGCGGTGACCGCGCCCAACTCCTTCGACCTGCTCGACACCGAGTACTTCTCGCTCAGGAAGATCATCCCCACCGGCAACATCAAGGGCATCGATGCCAAGCGCATCAAGAACGCCGACAAGATCACGCCGCTCTTCACCCGTGGTGAAGTCGCCGGCAAGAAGGTGGGCGACCAGGGCACCGCGCCCAAGAAGGTGATGTTCCTGCAGGGCGAGAAATCCAAGGTCTTCGCCAAGGATCCGACCCAGTTCATCACGCTGATCCCGACCACCTACAACGCCGACACCCTGGGCATCCGCCCCGACCTGATCAAGCGCCCGATCGAGTCCTGGGCCGAGCTGCTCAACAAGGACTTCAAGGGCAAGGCGGCGATCCTCAACATCCCGTCCATCGGCATCATGGACGCGGCGATGGTGGTAGAGGCCCTGGGTCTCTACAAGTATCCGGACAAGGGCAACATGACCAAGGCCGAGATCGACCTCACCATCAAGACGCTGATCGAAGCCAAGAAGTCCGGCCAGTTCCGCGCCCTGTGGAAGGACTTCAACGAGAGCGTGAACCTGATGGCCTCGGGCGAGGTGGTGATCCAGTCGATGTGGTCGCCCGCGGTGACCAAGGTGCGCTCGCAAGGCATCGCCTGCATCTTCCAGCCGCTCAAGGAAGGCTATCGCGCCTGGGCTTCGGGCTTCGGCATCCCCACGACGCTGCAGGGCGCCAAGCTCGATGCAGCCTACGAATTCATCAACTGGTTCCTCGACGGCTGGGCCGGCGCCTACCTCAACCGCCAGGGCTACTACTCGGCCGTGCTCGAAACCGCCAAGGCCAAGATGGAGCCGTACGAGTGGGCCTACTGGATGGAAGGCAAGCCTGCCGAGAAGGACATCAAGGCCCCGGACGGCAGCGTGATCGAAAAGGCCGGCAAGGTCCGCGACGGCGGCTCCTACGAGCAGCGCATGGGCGGCATCGCCTGCTGGAACGCGGTCATGGACGAGAACGAGTACATGGTCCGCAAGTGGAACGAGTTTGTGGCGGCATGA
- a CDS encoding nuclear transport factor 2 family protein — MSAETQAVERFYAAINRNDLQAITEDFDPQIVRIEPEGHATAGTYRGIAEVQANVAKGRGTWAEGSCDPEGFFVNGDKVVVYLHARVRLKNATEWTGGRFADGFVFRDGKIIHYQSFWERADALKWAGIEDPEAI; from the coding sequence ATGAGCGCCGAAACCCAGGCTGTCGAACGCTTCTACGCCGCCATCAACCGCAACGACCTGCAGGCCATCACCGAGGATTTCGATCCGCAGATCGTGCGCATAGAGCCCGAGGGCCATGCGACAGCCGGCACCTATCGCGGCATCGCGGAAGTGCAGGCGAACGTCGCGAAAGGCCGCGGAACCTGGGCCGAAGGCAGCTGCGATCCCGAGGGATTCTTCGTGAATGGAGACAAGGTCGTCGTGTACCTCCATGCCCGGGTCCGCCTGAAGAACGCGACCGAATGGACGGGCGGACGATTCGCCGACGGGTTCGTATTCCGCGACGGCAAGATCATTCATTACCAGTCCTTTTGGGAAAGGGCGGATGCGCTCAAGTGGGCGGGGATTGAAGACCCGGAGGCGATCTGA
- a CDS encoding ABC transporter permease — protein sequence MQAPGIATEAPALREATPGARREVAPTTHGAWSLPAWLQATPMSLVFLLFFLVPLALIVAVSFWDATEYELIPAFTPKNYINVFDGCSNTSELCVTLKTYLSTFKFCFLTWLFTLVIGFTVAYFLAFYVRSTSVQTLLFVLCTIPFWTSNVIRMISWVPLLGRNGLVNEGLIKLGFIQQPLEWLLFSPFSVVLAFVHLFTFFMIVPIFNSMMRIDRSLLEAARDAGATPWQTLWNVVVPLSRTGIIIGSIFVITIVMGDFVTIGVMGGQQIASVGKIIQVQTSYLQFPLAAANAVILLAVVLMIIWALTRLVDIRKEL from the coding sequence ATGCAAGCACCCGGCATCGCCACCGAAGCGCCCGCCCTGCGTGAGGCCACGCCCGGTGCCCGGCGTGAGGTCGCGCCCACCACTCACGGCGCCTGGAGCCTGCCGGCGTGGCTGCAGGCCACGCCCATGAGCCTGGTCTTCCTGCTCTTCTTCCTGGTGCCGTTGGCGCTGATCGTCGCGGTGAGTTTCTGGGACGCGACCGAGTACGAACTCATCCCCGCCTTCACGCCGAAGAACTACATCAATGTCTTCGACGGCTGCAGCAACACGAGCGAGCTCTGCGTCACCCTCAAGACGTATCTGTCGACCTTCAAGTTCTGCTTCCTCACCTGGCTCTTCACCCTGGTGATCGGTTTTACCGTCGCCTACTTCCTCGCCTTCTATGTGCGCAGTACCAGCGTGCAGACGCTCCTCTTCGTGCTGTGCACGATCCCGTTCTGGACCTCGAACGTGATCCGCATGATCTCCTGGGTGCCGCTGCTCGGACGCAACGGCCTCGTGAATGAGGGGCTGATCAAGCTCGGCTTCATCCAGCAGCCGCTGGAGTGGCTGCTGTTCTCGCCCTTCTCGGTGGTGCTGGCCTTCGTTCACCTCTTCACCTTCTTCATGATCGTGCCCATCTTCAACTCGATGATGCGCATCGACCGCAGCCTGCTCGAGGCCGCACGCGATGCCGGTGCCACGCCCTGGCAGACGCTGTGGAACGTAGTGGTGCCGCTCTCGCGCACCGGCATCATCATCGGCTCGATCTTCGTCATCACCATCGTGATGGGCGACTTCGTCACCATCGGCGTGATGGGTGGCCAGCAGATCGCCTCGGTGGGCAAGATCATCCAGGTGCAGACGAGCTACCTGCAGTTCCCGCTCGCCGCGGCAAACGCGGTGATCCTGCTCGCCGTCGTGCTCATGATCATCTGGGCGCTCACCCGCCTGGTCGACATCCGCAAGGAGCTCTGA
- a CDS encoding SRPBCC family protein, with product MTIIHTARRFAESPAEVFAAIRDPARLARWWGPQGFTNSFEVFEFQPGGRWVFVMHGPDGTDYPNESVFEEIVADALVRIRHVSQPHFVLSIGLAASREGTLLSWKQDFADPRVAEGIRHIVEPANEQNLDRLARELATGA from the coding sequence ATGACGATCATCCACACGGCTCGCCGCTTTGCGGAGAGCCCCGCGGAAGTGTTTGCGGCGATCCGTGATCCGGCGCGGTTGGCGCGCTGGTGGGGACCGCAAGGCTTCACGAACAGTTTCGAGGTCTTCGAATTCCAGCCCGGCGGGCGCTGGGTGTTCGTGATGCACGGGCCCGACGGTACGGACTATCCCAATGAGTCGGTGTTCGAGGAGATCGTGGCGGACGCCCTGGTGCGCATCCGCCATGTGTCGCAGCCGCATTTCGTGCTGAGTATCGGGCTGGCCGCGAGCAGGGAGGGCACGCTGCTTTCGTGGAAGCAGGACTTTGCGGATCCAAGGGTGGCAGAGGGCATCCGCCACATCGTCGAGCCGGCCAACGAGCAGAACCTTGACCGCCTGGCGCGGGAGCTCGCGACGGGCGCGTGA
- a CDS encoding aspartate/glutamate racemase family protein, with product MPRLLILNPNTSESVTAVLAGHARRQLGAAWDVVARTARFGAEYIASEAAYAIAGHAVLDAWAAEPEGADVVLIGCFGDPGLHALQELCPVPVVGLAEAAMREAAGAGRFSIVTGGARWRPMLKRLAAGLELPLVEVHTLTESGPQLAADPEAALVRLADTCRTAGQADQSESVILGGAALAGYGDQLVARSGLKVIDSVSAGLRACAAAHSPAAAPGPDGVAYRAIAPELIARLRA from the coding sequence ATGCCGCGCCTCCTGATCCTCAACCCCAACACCAGCGAATCCGTCACCGCGGTGCTCGCCGGTCACGCGCGCCGCCAGCTCGGCGCCGCATGGGATGTGGTCGCCCGCACCGCGCGCTTTGGCGCCGAATACATCGCCAGCGAAGCGGCCTACGCCATCGCCGGCCACGCTGTGTTGGATGCCTGGGCCGCCGAACCGGAGGGCGCCGACGTGGTGCTGATCGGTTGCTTCGGCGACCCCGGCCTGCACGCCTTGCAGGAGCTCTGCCCCGTTCCCGTCGTCGGCCTCGCCGAAGCCGCGATGCGCGAAGCCGCTGGCGCAGGCCGCTTCTCCATCGTCACTGGGGGAGCGCGCTGGCGCCCCATGTTGAAACGCCTCGCTGCCGGCCTCGAACTCCCGCTAGTCGAAGTGCACACGCTCACCGAAAGCGGCCCGCAACTTGCCGCCGATCCCGAAGCCGCACTCGTCCGCCTCGCCGACACCTGCCGCACCGCCGGGCAGGCCGACCAGTCGGAAAGTGTGATCCTCGGCGGCGCCGCGCTCGCCGGCTACGGCGACCAGCTCGTCGCACGCAGCGGCCTCAAGGTGATCGACAGCGTCAGCGCCGGTCTGCGCGCCTGCGCCGCAGCCCACTCACCCGCCGCCGCACCTGGCCCGGACGGCGTTGCCTATCGCGCAATCGCGCCGGAGTTGATCGCGCGCCTGCGGGCTTGA
- a CDS encoding cupin domain-containing protein, with amino-acid sequence MNPGNLFEASDPPTQGERFETLLQHRDLIVERILSSADTVPTEFVQAQDEWVLLVRGSAVLEVQGQAKTLVAGDYLFLPAGVPHTVRQVSDGALWLAVHLHPESAAGEGG; translated from the coding sequence ATGAACCCTGGCAACCTATTCGAAGCCTCCGACCCACCCACCCAAGGCGAGCGATTCGAAACCCTTCTGCAACATCGCGACCTGATAGTGGAGCGCATCCTGAGTTCCGCCGATACGGTTCCCACGGAGTTCGTGCAGGCGCAGGATGAGTGGGTATTGCTCGTGCGCGGGAGTGCGGTGCTGGAGGTACAGGGGCAAGCGAAGACGCTGGTGGCGGGGGACTATCTTTTCCTGCCGGCCGGGGTGCCGCATACGGTGAGGCAGGTTTCCGATGGTGCGCTCTGGCTGGCGGTGCATCTGCATCCGGAATCCGCTGCAGGCGAGGGTGGCTAG
- a CDS encoding ABC transporter ATP-binding protein — MPSNAADLELVKLSKRYGQTTAVDAIDLRIPAGSYCCLLGPSGCGKTSTLRMIAGHEMVSDGDILLGHRNITVLPPADRGTAMMFQSYALFPHLSALDNVAFSLKMRGVGKPERHKRAHELLELVAMTPYAQRKPSELSGGQQQRVALARALITEPRVLLLDEPLSALDPFLRIRMRAELKRWQHELGFTFIHVTHSQEEAMALADQVVVMNAGRIEQVAPPHEVFNAPATEFVARFMGGHNVLRRDGEAIALRADRTRLSRSPQGDGLSLQARVEGVEYQGSYVLVTLATEAVPELAAQVPEAEFFGAPWQVGEPVFVSWAAGDVHRLAS, encoded by the coding sequence ATGCCCTCGAACGCCGCCGACCTGGAACTCGTCAAGCTCTCCAAGCGCTACGGTCAGACCACCGCGGTCGACGCGATCGACCTGCGCATCCCGGCCGGCAGCTACTGCTGCCTGCTCGGCCCTTCCGGCTGCGGCAAGACCTCCACGCTCCGCATGATCGCGGGCCATGAGATGGTGAGCGACGGCGACATCCTGCTCGGCCATCGCAACATCACCGTGCTGCCGCCGGCCGATCGGGGCACCGCGATGATGTTCCAGAGCTACGCGCTCTTTCCGCATCTGTCCGCGCTCGACAACGTGGCCTTCAGCCTCAAGATGCGCGGCGTCGGCAAGCCCGAGCGACACAAGCGCGCGCACGAACTGCTGGAGCTGGTGGCGATGACGCCCTACGCCCAGCGCAAGCCCTCCGAACTGTCCGGCGGCCAGCAACAGCGCGTCGCGCTGGCGCGCGCGCTGATCACCGAGCCGCGGGTGCTGCTGCTCGACGAGCCGCTCTCCGCGCTCGACCCCTTCCTGCGCATCCGCATGCGCGCCGAGCTCAAGCGCTGGCAGCACGAGCTGGGCTTCACCTTCATCCATGTCACCCACTCGCAGGAAGAGGCGATGGCGCTGGCCGACCAGGTGGTGGTGATGAACGCCGGCCGCATCGAACAGGTGGCGCCCCCTCACGAGGTCTTCAACGCGCCGGCGACCGAGTTCGTCGCCCGCTTCATGGGCGGCCACAACGTGCTGCGCCGCGACGGCGAGGCGATCGCCCTGCGTGCCGACCGCACCCGCCTTTCGCGTAGCCCCCAGGGCGACGGCCTCTCGCTGCAAGCGCGGGTCGAGGGCGTCGAGTATCAGGGCAGCTACGTGCTGGTGACGCTCGCCACCGAGGCCGTGCCGGAACTCGCGGCGCAGGTGCCGGAAGCGGAATTCTTCGGCGCGCCCTGGCAGGTGGGCGAGCCGGTCTTCGTCAGTTGGGCCGCGGGCGACGTGCATCGCCTCGCGTCCTGA
- a CDS encoding AAA family ATPase — protein sequence MPKLIILSGSLGSGKTTVAKLLAASFERGTHIESDIFYTFFSHPIAPHLPTATSQNRAAIASATQAARSLCASGYDVVLEGIFGPWFLPVICGELADAHLDLRYVVLRTTVEAALSRVRQRAGAALDEVVSAMHPQFESLGPWEPHVLETTELAPQAVLVRLREELAGGRYLLRADAVPRAVGG from the coding sequence ATGCCGAAACTCATCATCCTGTCCGGCTCGCTAGGCAGCGGGAAGACCACGGTGGCCAAGCTGCTGGCGGCTTCGTTCGAACGCGGCACGCATATTGAATCGGACATCTTCTACACCTTCTTCAGCCACCCGATCGCGCCGCACTTGCCCACCGCGACCTCCCAGAACCGCGCCGCGATCGCCTCGGCGACACAGGCCGCACGATCCTTGTGTGCGAGCGGTTACGACGTGGTGCTGGAAGGGATCTTCGGTCCCTGGTTCCTGCCGGTGATCTGTGGCGAGCTCGCCGACGCGCACTTGGACCTGCGCTACGTAGTGCTCAGGACCACGGTGGAGGCCGCCCTGAGCCGCGTGCGACAACGCGCCGGTGCCGCACTGGACGAGGTGGTGAGCGCCATGCATCCGCAGTTCGAATCGCTGGGCCCGTGGGAGCCCCATGTGCTTGAGACGACGGAGCTCGCGCCGCAGGCCGTGCTTGTCCGTCTCCGCGAGGAGCTCGCCGGCGGACGCTATCTGCTCCGCGCCGACGCAGTGCCGCGCGCGGTCGGCGGCTGA
- a CDS encoding alpha/beta fold hydrolase, whose translation MNDEKRTSFEYSVGEQRYAGALYNGPTAAPTAAVALLPDWRGQSALAGDHANYLVGIGCTVAVADLYGDGFNPDSPEQVGPMVKRLLANRAHGVEALAACVAQLRREVAPGTPVICLGYSAGGMIALDYARSGASIAGVVLCSALLQTAAPGMGTRISAPVLILQGTQDQVSPMETISSVIAEMDAAGNDVRFELYSQTHHAFDNPEAGNDPTARLVYSPSSARRARHAIANFIAEAVGQARDVR comes from the coding sequence ATGAACGATGAAAAGCGAACGAGCTTCGAATATTCAGTTGGCGAACAACGCTACGCAGGTGCGCTCTACAACGGGCCGACTGCCGCGCCTACCGCAGCAGTCGCGCTTCTGCCGGACTGGCGAGGCCAGAGCGCCCTTGCAGGTGATCATGCCAACTACCTGGTGGGGATTGGCTGCACCGTGGCGGTTGCCGACTTGTACGGTGATGGCTTCAATCCGGACAGTCCCGAGCAAGTCGGCCCGATGGTGAAGCGCCTGCTGGCTAACAGGGCTCATGGCGTTGAGGCGCTCGCCGCATGCGTGGCGCAACTTCGGCGCGAGGTCGCACCAGGAACACCCGTGATCTGCCTTGGGTATAGCGCGGGAGGAATGATCGCGCTGGACTACGCCCGCAGTGGCGCGAGCATCGCGGGTGTCGTTTTGTGTTCCGCGCTGCTGCAGACCGCTGCGCCAGGAATGGGAACCCGAATCAGCGCTCCGGTTTTGATCCTCCAAGGGACGCAGGACCAAGTCTCGCCGATGGAAACGATAAGTTCAGTTATCGCTGAAATGGATGCAGCCGGGAATGACGTGCGTTTTGAGCTCTACAGCCAGACGCACCACGCCTTTGACAACCCGGAAGCCGGCAACGACCCCACCGCGCGTCTGGTCTATTCGCCAAGTTCGGCCCGCCGCGCAAGACACGCGATCGCCAATTTCATCGCGGAGGCCGTCGGGCAGGCAAGAGATGTCAGATGA
- a CDS encoding AraC family transcriptional regulator, producing the protein MEASPELEPQMDAMDELRSLIARHCRGLLMESAVPGLHLLHADAPCQPVNVIYEPKFCVIASGRKDVQVGEQMFSYTAGQYLLVSVDLPVSGWVREASTQAPYLALSVRLDPRLLAELVLARPPRGKTAEDGPAIAISDLNAGLLDPLLRLVRLLDTPGDIAALAPLYERELAYRLLQGDQADMLRQIATQQGRMAQIARAIRWIRSHYAEPLEIEALAGLANLSVSAFHRHFKQVTTLSPLQYQKNIRLQEARHRLFSAQADAASVGFAVGYESPSQFSREYRRMFGAPPLQDARAARQVQAA; encoded by the coding sequence ATGGAAGCCTCGCCAGAACTGGAACCGCAGATGGACGCGATGGACGAACTCAGAAGCCTGATTGCCCGTCACTGCCGGGGGCTGCTCATGGAGAGTGCCGTGCCGGGTCTGCATCTGCTCCACGCCGATGCCCCCTGCCAACCGGTCAACGTGATCTACGAACCCAAGTTCTGCGTGATCGCCAGCGGCCGCAAGGACGTGCAGGTGGGCGAGCAGATGTTCAGCTACACCGCGGGCCAGTACCTGCTCGTGTCGGTCGACCTGCCGGTAAGCGGATGGGTACGCGAGGCGAGTACCCAGGCGCCCTACCTCGCACTGAGCGTGCGGCTGGACCCGCGGCTGCTCGCGGAACTGGTGCTGGCTCGCCCGCCACGCGGCAAGACGGCCGAAGACGGTCCCGCGATCGCGATTTCCGATCTCAACGCAGGCCTGCTCGACCCGCTCCTGCGCCTGGTGCGCCTGCTCGATACGCCCGGCGACATCGCCGCGCTCGCGCCGCTCTACGAACGCGAACTCGCTTACCGCCTGCTGCAGGGCGACCAGGCAGACATGCTGCGCCAGATCGCCACGCAACAAGGACGCATGGCGCAGATCGCCCGGGCGATCCGCTGGATCCGCTCGCACTATGCCGAGCCGCTGGAAATCGAAGCGCTCGCCGGCCTCGCCAACCTCTCCGTGTCGGCCTTCCACCGTCACTTCAAGCAGGTGACCACGCTGAGCCCGCTGCAGTACCAGAAGAACATCCGTCTGCAGGAAGCGCGGCACCGGCTCTTCAGCGCACAAGCCGACGCGGCCTCAGTGGGCTTCGCCGTCGGCTACGAAAGCCCCTCGCAGTTCAGCCGCGAATACCGACGCATGTTCGGTGCGCCGCCACTACAGGATGCACGGGCGGCGCGTCAGGTCCAGGCCGCGTGA
- a CDS encoding oxidoreductase, producing MSKVWMISGASRGIGLEMARAALRAGHSVVATGRRAEAVEAALSGEQGALLTVALDVTRGDQIAAAVEMAVSRFGRIDVLVNNAGYGQLGLFEECSAEEVRQQFDTNVFGLMALTRAVLPVMRRQRGGHLFNITSIGGLLGAPAGSLYCASKFAVEGFSESLAAELADFGIGITLVEPGYFRTDFLDERSLRYGTRRIADYAQRSTELEQYYKSHSHRQAGDPVKLASALLQLSEAPAKPLRFCAGTDAVGMIAQKLASLQAELDAWRNLSVSTDGDFGAA from the coding sequence ATGAGCAAGGTCTGGATGATCAGTGGGGCCAGTCGCGGCATCGGGCTGGAGATGGCACGCGCCGCGCTGAGGGCGGGGCATTCGGTGGTGGCGACAGGGCGCCGGGCGGAGGCGGTGGAGGCCGCCCTGAGCGGAGAGCAAGGAGCGCTGCTGACTGTGGCGCTGGATGTGACGCGTGGCGACCAGATTGCGGCGGCGGTGGAGATGGCGGTCTCCCGCTTTGGCCGCATCGATGTACTGGTGAATAACGCGGGCTACGGCCAACTGGGTCTCTTCGAGGAGTGCAGCGCGGAAGAGGTCCGCCAGCAGTTCGACACCAACGTCTTCGGCCTCATGGCGCTGACGCGGGCCGTACTGCCCGTGATGCGCCGCCAGCGCGGGGGCCATCTCTTCAACATCACCTCGATCGGCGGATTGCTCGGCGCGCCGGCGGGGAGCCTGTATTGCGCGTCCAAGTTTGCGGTCGAGGGCTTTTCGGAGTCACTCGCTGCGGAGCTGGCCGATTTCGGCATCGGCATCACCCTCGTCGAGCCGGGGTACTTCCGCACTGATTTCCTCGACGAGCGTTCCCTGCGCTACGGCACGCGGCGGATCGCCGACTACGCCCAGCGCTCCACCGAGCTGGAGCAGTACTACAAGAGCCATAGCCATCGCCAGGCGGGCGACCCGGTGAAACTCGCGAGCGCCTTGCTGCAGCTTTCCGAAGCACCCGCAAAGCCACTGCGCTTCTGTGCCGGGACGGATGCTGTCGGCATGATTGCGCAGAAGCTCGCAAGTCTGCAGGCGGAACTGGATGCCTGGCGCAACCTTTCGGTGTCCACCGACGGCGACTTTGGCGCTGCCTGA
- a CDS encoding ABC transporter permease, whose product MRTREPRGFGFYALALFFAAFVLFLYGPMIAIFVLSFQGPEGGLVFPMRGWSLHWFAKLMEGVGVVDIWAAFGRSLRLGALVTALTVIFSLLASLAFRKKLRFGSALFFVTVASLIMPSIIVSLGIGLSFRLLDTGLKSLFTAVGWEGALESFTTTMGLYSSALGAQLTWTLPFGLLVMFSVFNRFNPAYEEAARDLGATPWQSFRHVVLPLIGPAVVGVAMFGFTLSWDEIARSSQAIGDLNTLPLELQGLTTTVTTPVIYALGTVTTVVSFIVVGVTLGLMALLARRRRGGAHR is encoded by the coding sequence ATGCGTACCCGGGAACCGCGCGGCTTTGGCTTCTACGCGCTGGCGCTCTTCTTCGCCGCCTTCGTGCTCTTCCTCTACGGGCCGATGATCGCGATCTTCGTGCTGAGCTTCCAGGGGCCGGAAGGCGGCCTGGTGTTCCCGATGCGCGGCTGGTCCCTGCACTGGTTCGCCAAGCTGATGGAAGGCGTGGGCGTGGTCGACATCTGGGCCGCCTTCGGGCGCTCGCTGCGACTCGGTGCGCTGGTGACGGCGCTCACGGTGATCTTCTCGCTGCTCGCGAGCCTCGCCTTCCGCAAGAAGCTGCGCTTTGGCAGCGCGCTCTTCTTCGTGACGGTGGCGAGCCTGATCATGCCGTCCATCATCGTCTCGCTCGGCATCGGCCTCTCCTTCCGCCTGCTCGACACCGGGCTCAAGAGCCTCTTCACCGCGGTGGGCTGGGAGGGCGCGCTGGAGAGCTTCACCACCACGATGGGGCTCTACTCCTCTGCACTCGGGGCGCAGCTCACCTGGACGCTGCCCTTCGGCCTCTTGGTGATGTTCTCGGTCTTCAACCGCTTCAACCCCGCTTACGAGGAAGCCGCGCGCGACCTGGGCGCCACACCCTGGCAGAGCTTCCGCCATGTGGTCCTGCCCTTGATCGGGCCGGCGGTGGTCGGCGTGGCGATGTTCGGCTTCACGCTCTCCTGGGACGAGATCGCGCGCTCCTCGCAGGCCATCGGCGACCTCAACACCTTGCCGCTGGAGTTGCAGGGCCTCACCACTACGGTGACCACGCCGGTGATCTACGCGCTGGGCACGGTTACCACCGTGGTGTCCTTCATCGTCGTGGGAGTGACCCTGGGCCTTATGGCATTGCTGGCGCGTCGCCGTCGCGGAGGCGCCCATCGATGA